The following are from one region of the Cloacibacterium sp. TD35 genome:
- the recF gene encoding DNA replication/repair protein RecF (All proteins in this family for which functions are known are DNA-binding proteins that assist the filamentation of RecA onto DNA for the initiation of recombination or recombinational repair.), whose amino-acid sequence MIIKNLKIFNFKNHSEKSFDFSPEINCFVGNNGAGKTNILDALHYLSMAKSFLGNLDAQNILYDSDFFALEAEIQGEEKNDIIKVQLPKEGKKIIKKNEKTYERIADHIGFLPSVMISPYDANLISDGSESRRKFLDAMISQTDSDYLFALIQYQKTLQQRNALLKYFAKNRTFDLDSLEIYNDPLTKFGTQIFEKRQRFVASILPTIQHFYEIISKGNEKVTVIYESNLNEQNFEEILSENLEKDRVLTYTSRGIHKDDLRFEMNGNLIKKFGSQGQQKSFLIALKLAQIKRIKDITNKNPILLLDDIFDKLDDNRVSQLIELVNQQNFGQIFITDTHRERTESVVKRINEESKIFQI is encoded by the coding sequence ATGATCATCAAAAATCTGAAAATATTCAATTTCAAAAATCATAGTGAAAAATCATTCGATTTTTCGCCAGAAATCAATTGTTTCGTGGGAAATAACGGCGCAGGAAAAACCAATATTCTGGATGCGCTTCATTATCTTTCGATGGCAAAAAGTTTTCTAGGAAATCTTGATGCTCAAAACATCTTATATGACAGTGATTTTTTTGCGTTAGAAGCAGAAATTCAAGGAGAAGAAAAAAATGACATCATCAAAGTGCAATTGCCCAAAGAAGGTAAAAAAATCATTAAAAAAAATGAAAAAACCTACGAAAGAATTGCAGACCACATTGGTTTTTTGCCAAGTGTTATGATTTCTCCATATGATGCGAATCTCATTTCTGATGGCAGCGAAAGCAGAAGAAAGTTTCTAGATGCCATGATTTCTCAGACCGATTCTGATTATCTTTTTGCCCTTATTCAGTACCAAAAAACGCTTCAGCAAAGAAATGCACTGCTCAAATATTTTGCTAAAAACAGAACTTTCGACCTCGATTCTCTAGAAATATACAATGACCCTTTAACCAAATTTGGAACTCAAATTTTTGAAAAAAGACAACGATTTGTAGCGTCTATTTTGCCAACAATCCAGCATTTCTATGAGATTATTTCAAAAGGAAACGAGAAAGTTACCGTGATTTACGAAAGTAATTTGAATGAACAAAATTTCGAAGAAATTTTAAGCGAAAACCTTGAAAAAGACAGAGTTCTCACTTATACTTCACGAGGAATTCATAAAGATGATTTGCGCTTCGAAATGAACGGAAATTTGATAAAAAAATTCGGAAGTCAAGGTCAACAAAAATCTTTTCTCATTGCTTTGAAATTGGCTCAAATAAAAAGGATTAAAGATATCACGAATAAAAATCCTATTCTTCTTTTGGATGATATTTTTGATAAATTAGATGACAATAGAGTTTCTCAGTTGATAGAATTGGTAAACCAACAGAATTTCGGACAGATTTTCATTACAGATACACACAGAGAACGTACAGAATCTGTGGTGAAAAGGATTAATGAAGAAAGTAAGATTTTTCAGATTTAA
- a CDS encoding recombinase produces the protein MRFKFNTSQSSAEILDKYFSIKNETRDLKPLSELFHSLQKENFSEFLTFLKEHEEIRQNLVYYINTVFMGRAFNLSLTEANILSEDAFFPELRKRILSKFLPPVEDDNNISNVISNVFFRDKADFKFIKKISRQESDELFRILEIERMILQPKVKKELLFSMNILAWRVIGNALDVDVLKMAPEYKNFDNPFLALQDELDILISDFKKNQAIVLTSKDSHYKQIKIYLQQCFAFTNKAFKNASKYGISGKTNQSLLKIRQQLQRISEILELLVIDDEKDVIKKSKNLVINILDYKSHRNNIRDLFNDSTTLLSHLITTHTAETGTGYITTSPKEYLKMFKKASGGGIIVGALCVIKMLYAYVPGSEFYHAFLYSFNYAMGFIMIYLMNFTLATKQPAMTAATMAKVLSDGKNTSKNYLDFAHLVSKLFRSQFIAFVGNVLLSFPIALAIIYGLEILFGQNFAIEKSSTLLKDLDPFHSKALFHAALAGFYLFISGIIAGNVGNTSVFYKIPERIAKNPYIHYLFGRNFAESLSQYYSKNWAGIMSNLWLGIFLGSTATIGKFFGLDLDIRHITFAAGNFALGLYGKEFSIDTQTFIIAFVTVFVIGFLNFIVSFGLSMFLAFRSRKVNFGEVRNLNRSIIKYFFKNPLIFFFPIRSVLDERAKKLILDTTKHTHP, from the coding sequence ATGAGGTTTAAATTCAATACATCGCAAAGTTCAGCAGAGATTCTTGATAAATATTTTTCTATCAAGAACGAAACGCGTGATTTAAAACCTCTTTCAGAGCTTTTTCATTCTTTACAAAAAGAAAATTTCTCTGAATTTTTAACTTTTCTTAAAGAGCACGAAGAAATAAGACAAAATTTGGTGTATTACATCAATACCGTCTTTATGGGAAGAGCTTTTAATCTTTCTCTCACAGAGGCAAATATTTTGTCAGAAGATGCTTTTTTTCCTGAACTAAGAAAAAGAATTTTGTCAAAGTTTCTACCCCCAGTAGAAGATGATAATAATATATCTAACGTTATTTCAAACGTTTTTTTCAGAGATAAAGCTGATTTTAAATTCATCAAAAAGATTTCTAGGCAAGAATCTGATGAACTTTTCAGAATTTTAGAAATTGAGCGCATGATTTTACAGCCAAAAGTGAAAAAAGAACTTCTTTTTTCTATGAATATTTTGGCTTGGCGAGTTATAGGTAACGCTTTAGATGTAGATGTGCTGAAAATGGCTCCAGAATATAAAAATTTCGATAATCCATTTTTAGCATTACAAGATGAGCTAGATATTCTTATCAGCGATTTCAAAAAGAATCAAGCCATCGTTCTTACTTCTAAAGACAGCCATTATAAGCAAATTAAAATTTATCTTCAGCAGTGTTTTGCTTTCACGAATAAAGCGTTCAAAAATGCTTCTAAATACGGTATTTCTGGTAAAACCAACCAGTCATTACTCAAAATTCGTCAACAATTACAGCGTATTTCAGAAATTTTAGAGCTTCTAGTCATTGATGATGAAAAAGATGTGATAAAAAAGTCTAAAAATTTGGTTATCAATATTTTAGATTATAAATCTCACCGTAATAACATCCGAGATTTATTTAATGACAGTACCACATTGCTTTCGCATCTCATTACTACACACACTGCAGAAACAGGAACTGGTTATATCACGACTTCACCAAAAGAATATCTTAAAATGTTCAAAAAAGCAAGTGGTGGTGGAATTATTGTAGGTGCGCTTTGTGTCATAAAAATGCTATATGCTTATGTTCCAGGTAGTGAATTTTACCATGCATTTTTATACTCTTTTAATTATGCGATGGGTTTCATTATGATTTACTTAATGAATTTCACACTTGCTACAAAACAACCAGCCATGACTGCTGCAACGATGGCAAAAGTGCTTTCTGACGGTAAAAATACTTCTAAAAATTATCTAGATTTTGCTCATTTGGTTTCCAAATTATTCAGGAGTCAGTTCATTGCGTTTGTAGGAAATGTATTGCTGAGTTTCCCGATTGCTTTGGCCATTATTTATGGTTTAGAAATTCTTTTCGGACAGAATTTTGCCATCGAAAAATCTTCCACATTGCTCAAAGATTTAGACCCATTTCACTCTAAAGCTTTATTCCATGCAGCTTTAGCGGGATTTTATCTATTCATTTCGGGAATTATTGCAGGAAATGTAGGCAACACCTCTGTTTTTTATAAAATACCAGAGAGAATTGCCAAAAATCCTTATATCCATTACCTTTTCGGAAGAAATTTTGCTGAAAGTCTTTCACAGTATTATTCTAAAAACTGGGCGGGAATAATGTCTAACCTTTGGTTAGGGATTTTCTTAGGTTCTACAGCTACTATCGGTAAGTTTTTTGGACTGGATTTAGATATTCGTCACATTACCTTCGCGGCCGGAAATTTTGCCTTAGGATTATATGGAAAAGAATTTTCAATTGATACCCAAACGTTTATTATTGCTTTTGTAACGGTATTTGTAATTGGGTTCTTAAACTTTATTGTAAGTTTTGGATTGTCAATGTTTCTAGCATTCCGTTCTAGAAAAGTGAACTTTGGTGAGGTAAGAAACCTTAACCGAAGCATCATTAAATATTTCTTCAAAAATCCGCTGATTTTCTTTTTCCCAATTCGTTCTGTGTTAGACGAAAGAGCCAAAAAATTAATTTTGGATACTACAAAACATACACATCCATAA
- the mtgA gene encoding monofunctional biosynthetic peptidoglycan transglycosylase: MWKFIKKLFYTIVIISIFSIIWGRFFNPIITITQIEGLVKYQKLDRDYISFDEMGRNVKKAVIASEDQNFYRHNGFDFQAIQKAFSDNQKGKKLKGGSTISQQTAKNVFLWNGRSYVRKGLEAIFTFIIEKVWSKDIILERYLNSIEMGQGVFGVEAASHYYFGKSSADLTKSEAAWIAVCLPNPKKYDPKNPSVYLSRKHAWVMRQMNYVSLE, encoded by the coding sequence ATGTGGAAATTTATTAAGAAACTATTTTATACCATTGTCATCATCAGCATTTTTTCTATTATTTGGGGAAGATTCTTTAATCCTATCATTACCATTACCCAAATAGAAGGTCTGGTAAAATACCAAAAACTAGATAGAGATTACATTAGTTTTGATGAAATGGGTAGAAACGTAAAAAAAGCGGTTATTGCTAGCGAAGACCAGAATTTTTACAGACACAATGGTTTTGATTTTCAAGCCATCCAAAAAGCATTTTCAGATAATCAAAAAGGAAAAAAACTGAAAGGAGGTAGTACAATTTCTCAACAGACCGCTAAAAATGTCTTCCTTTGGAACGGTAGAAGTTATGTGAGAAAAGGTCTAGAAGCTATTTTTACCTTTATCATAGAAAAAGTTTGGAGCAAAGATATCATCTTGGAACGTTATCTTAACTCCATTGAGATGGGACAAGGCGTATTCGGTGTAGAAGCAGCAAGTCACTATTATTTTGGGAAATCTTCAGCAGATTTAACCAAATCAGAAGCAGCTTGGATTGCCGTGTGCCTTCCAAATCCTAAGAAATATGATCCAAAAAATCCGAGCGTTTACCTTTCTAGAAAACATGCTTGGGTGATGAGACAAATGAATTATGTAAGTTTGGAGTAA
- a CDS encoding ABC transporter substrate-binding protein, whose protein sequence is MKSYFFAFLALLMVISCKKETYQSTTDWIVISKSIQFKENGEFLLLKSGKHQYKIPHSKLPYQKIMLLNASLVGYITELGAEEKIIGVSSPEYIFSEKIQKRIQENKIQNIGNEQKYNVEKIIAYQPDAIFTNYVASFENTYEILKKNGIEIIFIDEYLEEKPLEKAKIIEVFGKLLGKEKEAIEKYSEIEKNYNSYKNSATNSNQKPQVLTNEIYGSQWYVAGGNSQIAHFIKDANAHYIFGDNSEAKSTPKSFEEVFSKAENAEFWVNVGNHKNKKDLLNINPNYEKMKVYQKGYIYTISGREKGSANDYFESGVVRADWVLKDYIKIFHPEIFPKDSLKYMKKLN, encoded by the coding sequence ATGAAATCGTATTTTTTTGCTTTTTTAGCGTTATTAATGGTAATTTCTTGTAAAAAAGAAACTTATCAATCAACCACAGATTGGATTGTTATTTCTAAAAGCATTCAGTTCAAAGAAAATGGCGAGTTTTTACTCTTAAAATCAGGAAAACATCAATATAAAATTCCGCATTCTAAATTGCCGTACCAAAAAATTATGTTGCTCAACGCAAGTTTGGTAGGATATATTACAGAATTAGGTGCAGAAGAAAAAATCATTGGGGTTTCTAGTCCAGAATACATTTTTTCAGAAAAAATACAGAAAAGAATCCAAGAAAATAAAATTCAAAACATTGGAAACGAACAGAAATACAACGTAGAAAAAATCATTGCGTATCAACCAGATGCTATTTTCACCAATTACGTTGCCAGTTTTGAGAATACCTATGAAATTCTAAAGAAAAACGGAATAGAAATTATCTTTATTGATGAATATTTAGAAGAGAAACCCCTCGAAAAAGCAAAAATAATAGAGGTTTTTGGTAAACTTCTCGGTAAAGAAAAGGAAGCTATAGAAAAATATTCAGAAATTGAAAAAAATTATAATTCGTATAAAAATTCAGCTACAAATTCTAATCAAAAACCGCAGGTTTTGACCAATGAAATTTACGGAAGTCAGTGGTATGTAGCAGGTGGAAACTCTCAAATCGCACATTTTATAAAAGATGCAAATGCCCATTATATTTTTGGGGATAATTCAGAGGCTAAATCTACCCCGAAAAGCTTTGAAGAAGTATTTTCTAAAGCCGAAAATGCAGAATTTTGGGTGAATGTAGGAAATCATAAAAACAAGAAAGATCTACTCAATATCAATCCGAATTACGAGAAGATGAAAGTCTATCAAAAAGGCTATATTTACACGATTTCTGGTAGAGAAAAAGGTTCTGCTAATGATTATTTCGAAAGTGGAGTAGTGAGAGCAGATTGGGTGCTGAAAGACTATATTAAAATTTTTCATCCAGAGATTTTTCCAAAAGATTCATTAAAATATATGAAAAAACTGAATTAG
- a CDS encoding ABC transporter ATP-binding protein has translation MSLEIKNLTKKFGEQTALHNINLEIDKNEIIGLLGPNGAGKSTLMKSIVGALKIEEGEIIFDGKNITENETEVKKNIGFLPENNPLYLEMYVKEYLQFVADIHQISKEKVDEIIDLVGISPEKSKKISQLSKGYKQRVGLAQAILHAPDLLILDEPTNGLDPNQILEIRNVIKEIGKEKTVILSTHIMQEVEALCTRVILIHQGNIVQDADIADFKGKFNNLEEAFAHYTSVKIED, from the coding sequence ATGTCTTTAGAAATCAAAAATCTTACAAAAAAATTTGGCGAACAAACAGCGCTTCACAACATCAATTTAGAAATTGACAAAAATGAAATCATAGGATTGCTTGGACCGAATGGTGCTGGAAAATCTACCTTGATGAAATCTATTGTTGGTGCTCTAAAAATAGAAGAGGGAGAAATTATTTTTGATGGAAAAAACATTACCGAAAACGAAACAGAAGTAAAGAAAAACATCGGTTTTTTGCCAGAAAATAATCCACTTTATTTGGAAATGTATGTGAAAGAATATTTGCAATTCGTGGCAGATATTCATCAGATTTCTAAAGAAAAAGTAGATGAAATCATAGATTTAGTAGGAATTTCTCCTGAAAAATCAAAGAAAATTTCTCAGTTATCAAAAGGTTACAAACAACGTGTTGGCTTGGCTCAAGCCATTCTTCACGCTCCAGATTTATTAATTCTAGATGAACCAACGAATGGTCTTGACCCTAATCAAATTCTAGAGATTAGAAATGTCATTAAAGAAATTGGCAAGGAAAAAACCGTAATCCTCTCTACTCACATTATGCAAGAAGTAGAAGCACTCTGTACTAGAGTGATTTTGATTCACCAAGGAAACATCGTACAAGATGCTGATATTGCAGATTTCAAAGGGAAATTCAATAATTTAGAAGAAGCTTTTGCTCATTATACCAGCGTAAAAATAGAAGACTAA
- a CDS encoding threonine/serine exporter family protein, translating to MDFFLLIIKDFSFAFCVAVGFGSLFNTPNRVLLIAGLLGGLGHALRFTLYEGVGLGLITSTLSGTVLIGLLGIILAHRVHTPPIVFTMPACITMIPGMYAYKTMLGFIRLTDESGLARNPQDLDNTFHNLVLTASLLFCLAVGISISVLLFRQSSVKMLKFAHKRKIEND from the coding sequence ATGGATTTTTTTCTATTAATCATAAAGGATTTTAGCTTCGCATTTTGTGTTGCAGTAGGTTTTGGAAGTTTATTTAACACTCCAAACAGAGTTCTATTAATCGCAGGGTTGCTTGGTGGTTTAGGTCACGCTTTGCGTTTTACTTTGTACGAAGGAGTCGGTTTGGGATTAATTACTTCTACACTTTCAGGAACAGTGCTTATTGGTTTATTGGGAATTATTTTGGCGCATAGAGTTCACACTCCGCCTATTGTTTTCACCATGCCAGCTTGTATTACCATGATTCCCGGAATGTACGCCTATAAAACCATGTTGGGCTTTATTCGATTGACAGACGAAAGCGGATTAGCCAGAAACCCTCAAGATTTAGACAATACTTTTCATAATTTGGTTCTTACCGCTTCTTTATTGTTTTGTTTGGCAGTAGGAATTTCCATCAGTGTATTGCTTTTCAGACAATCGAGTGTGAAAATGCTGAAATTCGCCCACAAAAGAAAAATAGAAAACGATTAG
- a CDS encoding threonine/serine ThrE exporter family protein, translating to MKSELQQDKPLIEIYNDLLLDIGSTLMVAGAHCGRIDRNIKRIADVFGVDIEIFYSFNGIILTTKMRNNPSETATHYKRLPSHGVHFGILNEISLLSWKVVSDNLSYQHVKREFDKIKKLSHHKRIQIVLGVGVACASLCILAKGDFIDATFAFFASMLGLLARQEISKRKFNVMLAISGGAFVTSFIASINVFYGIGALPEKALATSVLYLVPGVQLVNAVIDLIEGYVATAIARGFYSGFLLLCIAAGMALSILIFGINNFY from the coding sequence ATGAAATCTGAATTGCAACAAGATAAGCCTCTAATCGAAATTTATAATGATTTACTCTTAGATATAGGCTCTACATTGATGGTTGCAGGAGCGCATTGCGGTAGAATAGATAGAAATATAAAACGCATTGCAGATGTTTTTGGGGTTGATATAGAAATTTTTTACTCTTTCAATGGTATTATTCTCACTACTAAAATGAGAAATAACCCTTCAGAAACCGCCACTCATTATAAAAGATTACCAAGTCATGGTGTACATTTCGGGATTCTTAATGAAATAAGTTTACTCTCATGGAAGGTAGTGAGTGATAATTTAAGCTATCAACATGTTAAAAGAGAGTTTGATAAAATTAAAAAACTTTCTCATCATAAGCGAATTCAAATTGTGCTAGGGGTAGGGGTTGCGTGTGCATCTCTTTGTATCTTAGCCAAAGGAGATTTCATAGATGCCACTTTTGCGTTTTTTGCTTCTATGCTGGGATTACTTGCTAGACAAGAAATTTCAAAACGAAAATTTAATGTGATGTTGGCGATTAGTGGTGGAGCATTTGTCACTAGTTTTATTGCTTCTATTAATGTTTTTTATGGAATAGGTGCACTCCCCGAAAAAGCCTTGGCTACATCAGTTCTGTATTTGGTTCCAGGTGTTCAATTGGTGAATGCCGTCATAGATTTAATCGAAGGATATGTAGCAACAGCTATCGCAAGAGGTTTTTACTCGGGATTTCTTTTATTGTGTATTGCTGCGGGAATGGCTTTGAGTATTCTTATTTTTGGAATTAATAATTTTTACTAA
- a CDS encoding efflux RND transporter permease subunit yields the protein MSSNNNHKKEFFFSSWAVDNRVTVYLLTFIIVVLGIVAYFSMPRESFPEVVENKVYISSVYPGNSAEDVEKLITKKLEDKFKNVSGVIKVTSNSFQDYCLIIVEFDDKTPIQEAKIRIKDKVDETKGSQDWPNLDSGSKVEPSVFDLNIAEEFPILNINVKGNYPKQTLKKYAEQLEDDMEDIPEIKDAVILGVDENEVEVALDLYKMNAAQVSFDNVIGAIKNENITISGGNLTTDGYRNNVRIKGQVVSPSEINDFVVKEGVKISDIAKVSFKEKEKTTYAREMGQDVVMINLKKRSGSNMIDAIEQANEKIEKAKETYIPKDVKITTTSDQSTQVEHQVNELANHIIIGILLVMGVLSFSMGMKNSLFVGTAIPLSMLIAFAILHAMGITLNTMVLFAMVMGLGMLVDDGIVVVDNVYANMEKGLSRSLASKYGIGEIAFPVISSTLTTLAAFFPMLFWPGIMGNFMKYFPITISVTLSASLFVAMIINASMTGGSMTLKDENLTTETNKKLTIIFGGIGLLGLILGIFVGKAYFALATLSVFAIAAIWLYKNYFFGKIVHFQETFFPQLEVKYQDFLRKLLDGKPKKALMYVVGLLVASFVIMGVSFATKWTKVLFFPDSMPKQMYVYMDFPQGTDIGKTNQATKVIEKSILNTLSKFKDKKTGENFLVESMVTQVGKGAVNPQVEAGSQAETPHKSKITINFVEFADRRGVDTKEVLEEIRTTIPQIAGANITVEKQASGPPVGYPISIELKGDDYNQLIDESQRLIAFINSKNISGIEKLQADVNKDSPELIIDIDREVAGNMGVSTAYTGITLRRAMFGQEISTFKDIKDDYQIAVRLQEDQRKNQSALFNQPITFQNNKGQLLQIPISTFARFNEEKTFSKIKRKDNTRTIMVYSNIIKDANANEIVQKLKKDMKNYQLPEGVTFKFAGEQEEQGKNQSFLFLALFLAMSLVTGIIVFQFNSLSKTFIIMTTILLSFSGVFLGLTIFKMDFVILMTMMGIISLAGVVVKNGIVLMDFFVLRLDEKIAEKGVETHDDLSIDEVKEVIIESGKARLRPVLLTATTAVLGLIPLAVGLNFDIWSFLTTLNPHLSIGGDNVAFWGPLAWTIIFGLTFATFLTLLMVPVMFYLVSKLKIRRRAKKLEKLKFKENFSNA from the coding sequence ATGAGTTCAAATAATAATCATAAAAAAGAATTTTTCTTCTCAAGCTGGGCTGTAGATAATAGAGTAACCGTTTATTTGCTTACATTTATCATCGTAGTTCTAGGTATAGTAGCTTATTTTTCTATGCCAAGAGAATCTTTTCCAGAAGTAGTAGAAAATAAAGTTTACATTTCATCTGTTTATCCAGGGAACTCGGCTGAAGATGTAGAGAAACTGATTACCAAAAAATTAGAAGATAAATTTAAGAACGTTTCTGGCGTAATTAAGGTAACTTCTAATTCATTTCAGGATTACTGTTTAATTATCGTAGAATTTGACGATAAAACACCAATTCAAGAAGCGAAAATTAGAATAAAAGATAAGGTAGACGAAACCAAAGGAAGTCAAGACTGGCCAAATCTAGACAGTGGTTCTAAGGTAGAGCCTTCCGTTTTTGACTTAAATATTGCAGAAGAATTTCCTATTCTAAATATTAATGTAAAAGGAAATTACCCGAAACAAACGCTCAAAAAATACGCAGAACAGTTAGAAGATGACATGGAAGATATTCCAGAAATCAAAGATGCTGTTATTTTAGGAGTAGACGAAAACGAAGTAGAAGTAGCACTTGATTTATATAAAATGAATGCTGCCCAAGTAAGTTTTGACAATGTTATCGGAGCGATTAAAAACGAAAATATTACCATTTCTGGAGGAAACCTTACTACAGATGGTTATAGAAATAATGTTAGGATTAAAGGTCAAGTTGTTTCGCCAAGTGAAATCAATGATTTTGTGGTGAAAGAAGGCGTGAAAATTTCAGACATTGCTAAGGTTTCTTTTAAAGAAAAAGAAAAGACGACTTACGCCAGAGAAATGGGGCAAGATGTAGTGATGATTAACCTGAAAAAACGTTCGGGTTCTAACATGATTGATGCCATCGAGCAAGCCAACGAAAAAATAGAAAAAGCGAAAGAAACCTATATTCCGAAAGATGTAAAAATCACCACTACTTCAGACCAATCTACACAAGTAGAGCATCAGGTAAATGAATTAGCCAATCACATTATTATCGGTATTCTTTTGGTAATGGGAGTTTTAAGTTTCTCGATGGGAATGAAGAATTCACTTTTCGTAGGAACTGCAATTCCACTTTCTATGTTGATTGCGTTTGCGATTCTTCATGCTATGGGAATTACTTTGAATACCATGGTGCTTTTTGCAATGGTAATGGGATTAGGAATGTTGGTAGATGACGGAATTGTGGTGGTAGATAATGTTTATGCCAATATGGAGAAAGGACTTTCCAGAAGTTTAGCATCTAAATATGGTATTGGTGAAATTGCTTTCCCAGTAATTTCTTCTACACTTACTACATTAGCAGCATTCTTCCCGATGTTATTCTGGCCAGGAATTATGGGTAATTTTATGAAATATTTCCCAATTACGATTTCTGTAACCTTATCAGCATCATTATTTGTAGCGATGATTATTAACGCATCGATGACTGGTGGAAGTATGACGCTTAAAGACGAAAATTTAACCACAGAAACCAATAAAAAACTCACAATAATTTTCGGAGGAATAGGTTTATTAGGACTTATTTTAGGAATTTTTGTAGGAAAAGCTTATTTTGCTTTGGCTACACTTTCAGTATTTGCCATTGCGGCAATTTGGTTGTACAAAAACTATTTCTTTGGAAAAATTGTTCATTTCCAAGAGACATTCTTCCCTCAACTAGAAGTGAAATATCAAGATTTCTTAAGAAAACTTTTAGATGGTAAACCAAAAAAAGCGTTAATGTATGTAGTCGGTTTACTGGTAGCGTCATTTGTTATTATGGGAGTTTCTTTTGCTACGAAATGGACAAAAGTACTATTCTTCCCAGATTCTATGCCTAAGCAAATGTATGTTTATATGGATTTCCCACAAGGAACAGACATCGGCAAAACCAATCAAGCTACCAAAGTGATTGAAAAAAGTATCTTAAATACGCTTTCTAAGTTTAAAGATAAAAAAACTGGAGAAAATTTCTTGGTAGAAAGTATGGTAACTCAAGTAGGGAAAGGTGCTGTAAATCCGCAGGTAGAAGCTGGCTCACAAGCAGAAACCCCTCATAAATCTAAAATTACCATCAATTTTGTGGAATTTGCTGACAGAAGAGGTGTAGATACCAAAGAGGTTTTAGAAGAAATTAGAACAACCATTCCTCAGATTGCAGGTGCTAATATTACAGTAGAAAAACAAGCATCTGGACCGCCGGTAGGTTATCCTATTTCCATCGAATTAAAAGGAGATGATTATAACCAATTAATTGATGAATCTCAAAGATTAATTGCCTTCATTAATTCTAAAAACATTTCAGGAATTGAAAAACTTCAAGCAGATGTAAATAAAGACTCTCCAGAGCTTATTATTGACATTGATAGAGAAGTTGCTGGTAATATGGGTGTATCTACTGCTTATACAGGTATTACGCTGAGAAGAGCCATGTTTGGTCAAGAGATTTCTACTTTTAAAGATATTAAAGATGATTATCAAATCGCAGTAAGATTACAGGAAGATCAACGTAAAAATCAGAGTGCGTTATTTAACCAACCGATTACTTTCCAAAATAATAAAGGACAGTTGTTGCAAATCCCAATCTCTACTTTTGCAAGATTTAATGAAGAAAAAACCTTCAGTAAAATCAAAAGAAAAGATAATACCAGAACCATTATGGTCTATTCTAATATCATTAAAGATGCTAATGCCAATGAAATTGTGCAAAAGTTGAAAAAAGATATGAAGAATTACCAATTACCAGAAGGGGTAACCTTCAAATTTGCTGGAGAGCAAGAAGAACAAGGCAAGAACCAAAGTTTCTTATTCTTAGCACTTTTCTTGGCGATGAGTTTGGTAACCGGTATTATTGTATTCCAGTTTAACTCATTATCTAAAACGTTCATTATTATGACGACTATTTTATTGAGTTTTAGTGGGGTGTTCTTAGGATTAACAATCTTCAAGATGGATTTTGTTATCTTAATGACCATGATGGGAATTATCTCTCTTGCAGGTGTAGTAGTGAAGAATGGTATTGTATTGATGGATTTCTTTGTGCTGAGATTAGACGAAAAAATTGCTGAAAAAGGTGTAGAAACACATGATGACTTATCTATAGACGAGGTAAAAGAAGTGATTATAGAATCTGGTAAAGCGAGATTAAGACCAGTATTATTAACCGCAACTACAGCAGTATTAGGACTTATTCCACTAGCAGTAGGACTTAATTTTGATATTTGGAGTTTCCTTACTACGCTTAATCCTCACCTTTCTATCGGTGGTGATAACGTAGCATTCTGGGGACCACTCGCTTGGACGATTATTTTTGGTCTAACTTTTGCAACGTTTTTAACATTGCTTATGGTGCCAGTAATGTTCTACTTGGTGAGTAAGCTAAAAATAAGAAGAAGAGCTAAAAAATTAGAAAAATTGAAATTTAAAGAAAATTTTAGTAACGCCTAG